A region of Desulfolithobacter dissulfuricans DNA encodes the following proteins:
- a CDS encoding iron-sulfur cluster assembly scaffold protein, giving the protein MSNHDETAIEELGQAFLTHANKPRNLGTLDDPDGSSRLVGSCGDAMRIDLKVSDNTIDDIRVLPEGCVFTRACASVAGELAKHKTLDQALQIEPEDIKNVLWTLPDDHMHCARLAVNTLGEAIAEAMRKKMAQDSQVSQEC; this is encoded by the coding sequence ATGTCAAACCACGATGAAACAGCAATAGAAGAACTTGGCCAGGCGTTTTTAACGCATGCCAACAAACCACGAAACCTTGGCACTCTTGACGATCCGGACGGTTCCAGCCGCCTGGTCGGATCATGCGGCGATGCCATGCGCATCGACCTGAAGGTGAGCGACAACACCATTGATGATATTCGTGTCCTCCCGGAAGGATGTGTCTTTACCAGGGCCTGCGCCAGCGTGGCTGGAGAACTGGCAAAACACAAAACCCTGGACCAGGCTCTGCAGATTGAGCCTGAAGATATTAAAAATGTCCTCTGGACCCTGCCCGATGACCACATGCATTGTGCCCGCCTTGCCGTCAACACCCTGGGCGAGGCCATAGCCGAGGCCATGCGCAAAAAGATGGCACAAGATTCACAGGTGTCACAGGAGTGTTAA